CAAAAATCAAGTTTCAAAAATAAATAATAAAGACGCCGAAACATTTACACATGGAGAGGAAATAGCAAATTTTGTAAGTCACACTGTAGGTTCAGGGCTATCAATCATTGCACTTTTTGCGCTTACAATAAGAGCTAGCTGGGCACATAATATATGGGCTATTATCTCGTTTATGCTGTTTGGATTTGGACTTATTGTACTTTATACAATGTCATCCATATATCACGGTTTACATCCAGGTATTGCAAAAAAAATTTTTGAAATATTGGATCACTCTGCAATTTATATTTTAATTGCAGCATCATATACACCTTTTTTATGTCTTGTTGTAGATTCTCCTATAAATAAAATTATTTTAGCTTTACAATGGATAACTTGTTTTTTAGGAATTTTATTTAAAGTCTTTTTTACTGGAAAATTTAAGCTGCTT
This genomic stretch from Leptotrichia sp. oral taxon 218 harbors:
- a CDS encoding hemolysin III family protein, which translates into the protein MKKTVNKNQVSKINNKDAETFTHGEEIANFVSHTVGSGLSIIALFALTIRASWAHNIWAIISFMLFGFGLIVLYTMSSIYHGLHPGIAKKIFEILDHSAIYILIAASYTPFLCLVVDSPINKIILALQWITCFLGILFKVFFTGKFKLLSTLIYLFMGWMIVIAWGSLITHINKVSLIFLIIGGLLYSLGTIFYQWKICKFNHMIWHIFVMLGSIAHFISVFYLI